A region of Nitrospirota bacterium DNA encodes the following proteins:
- a CDS encoding polyketide synthase dehydratase domain-containing protein yields MDEIAIIGMSCIFPGAGTVGEYWQNILSKVDAISDPPEDWEAARFFDPASRTNDRIYCKKGGYLGELARFDPLEFGIMPSSVDGGEPDHLISLRVAKEALDDAGYREDMIDAERTEVIVGRGTYINRGVINTFQHGVAIDQTLEILKELHPEYTDDELQKIKKRLKESLPPFNAETVSSLVPNVLAGRIANRLNFMGANYLVDAACASSLVAVEHGMRDLQAGKCDLALVGGVNASIPPPILMIFCQINALSRKQKMSPFDESADGTMLGEGLGFVTLKRRSDAERDGNRIYAVLKSVGIASDGRKLGLLTPRLEGEALAIRRAYETAGISPSTIGLVEAHGTATTVGDLTEFQALKSVFGPSAPGRPTCAVGTVKSMIGHLIPASGMAGLIKTALALYHKVLPPTLNCSKPNPALELDGSPFYINTETRPWIHGTEGVPRRAGVNAFGFGGINAHAVLEEYTGAREVVAGHLHQKWDTEFLLFQGTTRDDLIKAMGRTADFVKANPEVNLKDLAYSLNKDWQMSESRLAIVAKSAEDLSKKIEYAAKALGDPSCSRIRDRQGIYFFEKPLGRDGKTAFLFPGEGSQYPTMLADLCIHFPEVRTAFDLLDRAFARHERGYLPSDTIFPPPLAGKNGKRDLWAMDSAAEAVFAANQALLALLSCLKIKPDVLLGHSTGEYNALLASGMIKIESSEGFIEFVLGVNRVYEKFAKEGGVAEGVLLSAGAVKREDIDALIARSSEPLYIAMDNCPNQVVLCGSDSAIKIVEKWLRKNGSLAERFPFGRAYHTPLFEAICGPLLDYFKGMDVHAPAIRTYSCVTAAPYPGDPAAIRELATSQWARRVRFTETIDAMYNDGVRVFVEVGPRGNLTAFVDDILQKRPHLAVPSNLHRKSGISQLNHLLGMLAAHHVPFDPALLYQYRSPVDLFSAVTGEGSVKRKKLRVAAKVELTLPRLGLKDADQLRRPASQTAEERRPGLSRPTAARDTARAVAPDARSLIMMNHLKTMEQFLQAQQEVFQTFLGSRGGNTLILPEKIGSEVRCSAREKRTGISAAGIDASSRKLPFVREIVSLEAGKEAVVLCRVTIDEDRFLLDHAIGGKVSETDPHLAALPVMPLTFSMEILAEGAAVLMPGKKLVGMREVRAYRWIGLDNAARVLKITAKTRAGAPGEVEVQVREAEDADVRSGRPRMPIIEGIMVFNDAYSAPPEAAPHVLKDSRPSKWSGAGLYDGFMFHGPSLQGVAAMELWGENGTTAVLKGMPTNGLFASRPAVAFLCDPIVLDAAGQVIAYWTSDHLRKAYHIFPFRLEALHLFGPALEVGESAECRARIELIEDTLVRSDIDIVGPDGRIRASMNGWWDRRFDLPDEFFSLRSSPAKGMMSREFPVPEGAGFSGLSCAILDMPTEFLTAHDMIWLRVLAHLVLSKKERAAWSGIKGTDQRVMEWLLGRVAAKDAVRLLLRKQGKIGICPADVEIGVDANGRPFVESIRGEKGIQPPLSISHTNGIAIAAAGGSGSGLGIDVELLRHLDTGFDDVAFTEEEKEILRGITPSGDHEWLLRFWCAKEAAAKALGKGLMGNPRNMTIRAVEQKTGTLRVDAAGKMMSHLPAGNGRQLDANTFREGDLIVAISTYQAR; encoded by the coding sequence GTGGATGAAATAGCGATCATAGGGATGTCCTGCATTTTCCCCGGTGCGGGCACGGTCGGGGAATACTGGCAGAATATCCTGTCCAAAGTGGACGCGATCAGCGATCCCCCGGAGGATTGGGAAGCCGCGCGTTTTTTTGATCCGGCGTCCCGGACGAACGACCGCATTTACTGCAAGAAGGGCGGATACCTCGGTGAACTGGCCCGCTTCGATCCCCTCGAATTCGGGATCATGCCATCGTCCGTCGACGGCGGCGAGCCGGACCATCTCATTTCGCTCAGGGTTGCAAAGGAAGCCCTCGACGACGCGGGATACCGCGAGGACATGATCGACGCCGAACGGACGGAAGTGATCGTCGGCAGGGGGACGTACATCAACCGGGGAGTGATCAACACCTTTCAGCACGGGGTAGCGATCGACCAGACGCTCGAGATTCTGAAAGAGCTTCACCCGGAATATACGGACGATGAGCTGCAAAAAATAAAAAAACGCCTGAAGGAAAGCCTCCCGCCATTCAACGCGGAGACGGTGTCCAGCCTCGTACCCAATGTGTTGGCGGGCCGGATTGCGAACAGGCTGAACTTCATGGGAGCCAACTACCTGGTCGACGCGGCATGCGCTTCTTCCCTGGTTGCTGTCGAGCACGGGATGCGCGACCTCCAGGCCGGGAAATGCGACCTTGCGCTTGTGGGAGGAGTGAATGCTTCCATCCCTCCACCTATTCTCATGATCTTCTGCCAGATCAACGCATTGTCAAGGAAGCAGAAAATGAGTCCATTCGACGAGTCCGCCGACGGAACGATGCTGGGCGAGGGCCTGGGGTTTGTGACGCTCAAGAGAAGGAGCGACGCCGAGCGGGACGGGAACAGGATTTACGCGGTCCTCAAGTCCGTTGGCATCGCCAGCGACGGACGTAAACTGGGACTGCTGACACCGCGTCTCGAAGGGGAGGCATTGGCGATCCGACGCGCTTACGAGACGGCAGGTATATCACCTTCAACTATCGGGCTGGTCGAAGCCCACGGAACTGCTACGACCGTGGGCGACCTCACCGAATTCCAGGCCCTGAAGAGCGTTTTCGGCCCGAGCGCGCCGGGACGTCCAACGTGCGCCGTAGGCACGGTAAAGTCCATGATAGGGCACCTTATACCGGCTTCGGGAATGGCCGGCCTCATAAAGACCGCTCTTGCCCTTTACCACAAGGTGCTGCCGCCGACCCTGAACTGTTCAAAGCCGAATCCGGCCCTCGAACTGGACGGCTCGCCGTTTTATATCAACACCGAGACGCGGCCGTGGATACACGGCACGGAAGGCGTTCCCCGCAGGGCGGGCGTGAACGCATTCGGCTTCGGCGGGATCAATGCTCACGCGGTGCTCGAGGAATACACCGGCGCACGAGAGGTCGTTGCCGGCCACCTGCATCAGAAATGGGACACGGAGTTTCTGCTTTTCCAGGGGACTACACGGGACGATCTGATCAAGGCCATGGGCCGGACAGCGGACTTTGTAAAGGCGAACCCGGAAGTCAATTTGAAGGATCTCGCTTATTCCCTGAACAAGGATTGGCAGATGTCGGAATCGCGTCTCGCGATCGTGGCAAAATCCGCCGAAGACCTGTCGAAAAAAATCGAGTATGCCGCAAAGGCCCTCGGGGACCCATCCTGCTCCCGGATCCGGGACAGGCAGGGCATTTATTTCTTCGAGAAGCCCTTGGGCAGGGATGGTAAGACCGCGTTCCTTTTTCCCGGCGAGGGATCGCAGTATCCGACGATGCTCGCCGACCTCTGCATCCATTTCCCGGAGGTGCGAACCGCTTTCGATCTGCTCGACCGCGCGTTCGCGCGGCACGAGAGGGGTTATCTCCCGAGCGATACGATCTTTCCTCCGCCCCTGGCCGGAAAGAATGGCAAACGCGACCTCTGGGCCATGGACAGCGCGGCGGAGGCGGTATTTGCCGCAAACCAGGCGTTGCTCGCGCTCCTGTCCTGCCTCAAGATCAAGCCGGACGTATTGCTCGGCCACAGCACCGGCGAGTACAACGCGCTGCTTGCGTCGGGGATGATAAAGATTGAAAGCAGCGAAGGGTTCATCGAATTTGTACTCGGGGTGAACAGGGTTTATGAGAAGTTCGCGAAAGAGGGCGGCGTTGCCGAAGGAGTGCTGCTGTCCGCCGGAGCGGTAAAGAGAGAAGACATCGATGCGCTCATCGCTCGGAGTTCCGAACCGCTCTATATCGCCATGGACAACTGCCCGAACCAGGTTGTCCTGTGCGGATCGGACAGCGCCATAAAGATCGTCGAGAAATGGCTCAGAAAGAACGGATCGCTGGCCGAACGTTTTCCGTTCGGCCGCGCCTATCACACCCCGCTGTTCGAGGCGATCTGCGGGCCGCTCCTCGATTATTTCAAGGGAATGGACGTGCACGCCCCCGCGATCAGAACGTATTCGTGCGTGACCGCGGCTCCCTATCCCGGCGATCCCGCCGCCATACGGGAACTTGCGACATCCCAGTGGGCTAGGCGAGTGCGCTTTACCGAGACCATCGACGCGATGTACAACGACGGGGTACGCGTTTTTGTCGAGGTGGGGCCGAGGGGCAATCTGACCGCGTTCGTCGATGACATTCTGCAAAAAAGACCGCATCTTGCCGTGCCCAGCAACCTGCACCGGAAATCCGGAATCTCGCAGCTCAATCACCTGCTCGGCATGCTTGCGGCGCACCATGTACCCTTTGATCCCGCGCTGCTGTATCAATATCGTTCGCCGGTCGATCTTTTTTCCGCAGTGACCGGGGAAGGATCGGTAAAGCGAAAAAAGCTGCGAGTGGCGGCGAAGGTAGAGCTGACACTGCCGCGGCTCGGCCTGAAGGACGCCGACCAGCTGAGACGGCCTGCATCGCAGACCGCCGAGGAAAGAAGGCCCGGGCTGTCACGGCCGACGGCAGCAAGAGATACTGCCCGTGCCGTTGCGCCGGACGCCAGATCGCTCATCATGATGAACCATCTGAAGACCATGGAGCAGTTTTTGCAGGCCCAGCAGGAGGTCTTCCAGACCTTCCTCGGAAGCAGGGGCGGCAACACCTTAATTCTGCCGGAAAAAATCGGGAGCGAAGTCCGGTGCAGCGCTCGGGAAAAGCGTACCGGGATTTCGGCAGCGGGTATAGACGCTTCCTCCCGGAAGCTTCCCTTTGTCAGGGAGATCGTTTCGCTTGAAGCCGGGAAAGAAGCGGTGGTTTTGTGCAGGGTCACTATCGACGAAGACCGTTTCCTGCTGGATCACGCCATAGGCGGAAAAGTCTCGGAAACGGACCCGCATCTCGCCGCGCTTCCCGTCATGCCTCTTACCTTCAGCATGGAGATCCTGGCGGAGGGCGCCGCTGTTCTGATGCCGGGGAAAAAACTGGTCGGCATGAGGGAGGTCCGCGCATATCGCTGGATCGGTCTGGATAATGCCGCCCGCGTCTTGAAGATCACCGCAAAGACCAGGGCCGGAGCGCCGGGCGAAGTCGAGGTGCAGGTTCGGGAGGCCGAAGACGCGGATGTCCGCAGCGGCAGGCCGCGAATGCCGATCATCGAAGGGATTATGGTGTTCAACGACGCCTATTCCGCACCACCCGAGGCGGCGCCCCACGTCCTTAAGGACAGCCGGCCGTCGAAGTGGTCCGGGGCCGGTCTGTACGACGGCTTCATGTTCCACGGTCCGTCTCTCCAGGGGGTCGCTGCTATGGAACTCTGGGGCGAGAACGGCACGACGGCGGTACTGAAGGGCATGCCCACGAACGGTCTTTTCGCCTCGCGCCCGGCCGTCGCATTTCTATGCGACCCGATCGTGCTCGACGCGGCGGGGCAGGTGATTGCTTACTGGACCTCGGACCACCTGAGAAAGGCGTATCACATATTCCCCTTCAGACTGGAGGCGCTCCATCTTTTCGGCCCGGCGCTGGAAGTGGGCGAATCGGCGGAGTGCAGGGCCAGGATAGAGCTGATCGAGGATACCCTGGTAAGGTCGGATATTGATATCGTGGGGCCGGATGGACGGATCAGGGCGAGCATGAACGGGTGGTGGGACCGGAGATTCGACCTGCCCGACGAGTTTTTTTCCCTTCGCAGCTCTCCGGCAAAAGGAATGATGAGCAGGGAGTTTCCGGTTCCCGAAGGTGCAGGTTTCTCCGGCTTGTCCTGCGCGATCCTCGACATGCCCACGGAATTTCTGACCGCGCACGATATGATCTGGCTCCGTGTTCTCGCTCATCTGGTACTGAGCAAAAAAGAGCGGGCCGCGTGGTCCGGCATCAAAGGGACGGACCAGCGCGTCATGGAATGGCTCCTCGGCCGTGTGGCGGCCAAGGACGCGGTCAGACTGCTTCTCAGGAAACAGGGAAAAATCGGGATCTGCCCGGCCGACGTTGAAATCGGCGTTGACGCGAACGGCAGGCCGTTTGTCGAAAGCATTCGGGGGGAAAAGGGGATACAGCCGCCGCTGTCTATTTCCCACACCAACGGCATTGCCATAGCGGCGGCGGGCGGCTCCGGTTCCGGGCTCGGCATTGACGTGGAACTGCTCCGGCACCTGGATACAGGTTTCGACGATGTCGCCTTTACGGAGGAGGAAAAAGAGATCCTGCGAGGCATTACCCCTTCCGGCGATCACGAGTGGCTGCTTCGTTTCTGGTGTGCTAAGGAGGCTGCGGCCAAGGCGCTCGGCAAGGGGCTTATGGGAAATCCCAGGAACATGACCATACGGGCCGTCGAACAAAAGACGGGCACGCTCAGGGTGGACGCAGCGGGAAAAATGATGTCGCACCTCCCGGCCGGGAACGGCAGGCAACTGGATGCAAATACTTTCCGCGAGGGTGATTTGATCGTTGCAATATCGACATATCAAGCGAGGTGA
- a CDS encoding acyl carrier protein: MNEHQAAGAISAETIQSGLTGILKEMTADWDLFYSGDIGADTKLIEELGFESIDIVQLVVAIQEHFKRRDFPFEELLMADGRYVDEITVRDTVSFLHGHLNSH, translated from the coding sequence ATGAACGAACATCAAGCGGCAGGCGCAATAAGCGCGGAAACGATTCAATCCGGACTTACCGGCATTCTGAAGGAGATGACGGCCGACTGGGACCTTTTTTATTCAGGCGATATCGGCGCCGACACGAAATTGATCGAGGAACTCGGGTTTGAATCGATCGACATCGTCCAACTCGTGGTTGCCATCCAGGAGCATTTCAAACGCCGGGATTTTCCGTTCGAGGAACTTCTGATGGCGGACGGAAGGTACGTTGACGAGATCACGGTGCGCGATACGGTGTCGTTTCTCCATGGCCATCTCAATTCCCATTAA
- a CDS encoding alkaline phosphatase family protein — protein MTSTLFIGLDGATFTVLDPLMENGTMPFLKEFVKGGTRADLLSTPNPLTPPAWISLMTGRTPGNHGVFDFIWAEERKSDHYFTLYNFRDIQCETIWSIASRQNKRVCSLNFPMMSPPPAVAGCIVPGLVSWKHLRRNVHPSDLYDKLKQLPGFNSKELAWDFDLEKKAERGIPKEEYERWVQFHMRRERLWFDITRHIMRTEPCDLTAILFDGPDKLMHMGYRFLDPKVFPEKPSAWDLKMRDLCLGFFRELDGFIKELVEIAGPDARTLIASDHGFGPTWEVFRVNTWLSNKGYLTWKDLNGLDREGKEKAQKVIDHHFVLLDWDKTTAYARSVTSNGIYIRVAKSPGQSGVPAEQYAAFRSRLIEELLDVRDPGTNERIIKRVMTREEAYPGSCNAQAPDLTLVMRDHSFISILNKEPVVYRRPDVDGTHYPKGIFLAKGPGIRAGETASQMSIADVAPGLLFSLGLDIPGDFEGLMPSHVFEHAYLDAHPCKTGKPTVCVNGDGKAAAPMGEEEKKEIFEQLKALGYME, from the coding sequence ATGACTTCGACATTATTCATCGGTCTTGATGGGGCCACCTTCACGGTCCTGGATCCGCTCATGGAGAACGGCACCATGCCGTTCCTCAAAGAATTCGTGAAGGGCGGGACGCGCGCCGACCTCTTGTCGACCCCGAATCCGCTCACCCCGCCGGCGTGGATTTCATTAATGACCGGGCGCACCCCCGGCAATCACGGGGTCTTCGATTTCATTTGGGCGGAGGAACGGAAGAGCGACCATTACTTCACGCTTTACAACTTTCGCGATATCCAATGCGAAACCATATGGTCCATTGCGAGCAGGCAGAACAAACGGGTGTGTTCGCTCAATTTCCCCATGATGTCGCCGCCCCCGGCCGTAGCGGGATGCATCGTGCCCGGGCTGGTATCGTGGAAGCATCTGCGCCGCAATGTTCATCCGTCCGACCTCTATGACAAGCTCAAACAACTGCCGGGTTTCAATTCCAAGGAACTGGCCTGGGATTTCGACCTGGAAAAAAAAGCGGAACGGGGCATCCCCAAAGAAGAGTACGAGCGCTGGGTGCAGTTTCATATGCGGCGGGAAAGATTGTGGTTTGATATAACACGGCATATAATGCGGACCGAGCCCTGCGACCTGACCGCCATTCTTTTTGACGGGCCGGACAAACTCATGCACATGGGTTACCGCTTCCTGGACCCGAAGGTATTTCCCGAAAAACCGTCGGCGTGGGACTTGAAGATGCGCGATCTCTGTCTGGGATTCTTCAGGGAACTGGACGGGTTCATCAAGGAACTGGTTGAAATTGCGGGCCCCGATGCCAGGACCTTGATCGCTTCCGATCATGGATTCGGTCCGACCTGGGAGGTGTTCCGGGTAAACACCTGGCTTAGCAACAAGGGCTATCTCACCTGGAAGGATCTGAACGGCCTGGACCGGGAGGGCAAGGAAAAAGCGCAAAAAGTGATAGACCACCATTTCGTCCTGCTGGACTGGGACAAAACGACGGCTTATGCGCGCTCCGTCACATCGAACGGCATTTATATCCGCGTTGCAAAGTCTCCCGGCCAAAGCGGCGTGCCCGCGGAACAGTATGCTGCATTTCGCTCCCGCCTGATCGAGGAATTGCTCGATGTGCGCGATCCCGGGACGAATGAGCGCATTATCAAACGTGTCATGACCAGAGAAGAGGCCTATCCGGGAAGCTGCAACGCGCAGGCGCCCGATCTCACGCTCGTGATGCGCGATCATAGTTTTATATCCATTCTGAACAAAGAGCCCGTGGTGTACCGGCGTCCCGACGTCGACGGCACGCACTATCCCAAGGGTATATTCCTGGCCAAAGGCCCCGGTATCCGTGCCGGAGAAACCGCCTCGCAGATGTCGATCGCAGATGTGGCGCCAGGCCTCTTATTTAGCCTCGGTCTCGACATTCCCGGAGATTTTGAAGGCCTAATGCCGTCTCACGTGTTCGAACACGCTTACCTGGACGCGCATCCCTGTAAGACCGGGAAGCCCACCGTGTGTGTCAACGGCGACGGGAAAGCGGCCGCGCCTATGGGGGAAGAAGAAAAGAAGGAGATCTTCGAACAGCTCAAGGCGCTTGGATATATGGAATAA
- a CDS encoding alpha/beta hydrolase — MKKIKCNGIVLNCWSVGEGEDVVLIHGLAANHAFWRLDVLLSFAKSHRVTIYDQRGHGYSEMPPEGYTSGDMAEDLHDLLRHHDISHAHLIGHSLGGLVALHYAAIHPERVSSLTIADSRVRAFQSNNYATDWPHWETATMKLKEIGLSVREEEAEAGLWLLEQLASTEWQQARDKLKGSQLFIPFGGWSGGNKSADRWLKLMKTTTAKKDLTSLAGLTVEKLSMIQVPTLALYGEHSPTLQSMRGLMEHLPHCKTVIVPGKGHFFPLTQPKLFFDIVSQFLNSLQEVKLR, encoded by the coding sequence ATGAAAAAGATAAAATGTAATGGTATAGTCCTGAATTGCTGGAGCGTAGGGGAAGGAGAGGACGTCGTCCTGATTCACGGGCTCGCTGCGAACCACGCCTTCTGGAGGCTCGACGTGCTTCTCTCATTTGCGAAGAGTCACCGGGTGACCATATACGACCAGAGAGGGCATGGATACAGCGAGATGCCGCCGGAAGGGTATACTTCCGGTGATATGGCGGAAGACCTTCACGACCTGCTCCGGCATCACGATATCTCGCACGCCCACCTTATCGGGCACAGCCTCGGCGGACTTGTAGCGCTCCACTATGCCGCCATCCATCCCGAGCGGGTGAGCAGCCTGACCATTGCCGATTCCCGGGTTCGCGCGTTTCAATCGAACAACTATGCAACGGATTGGCCGCACTGGGAAACGGCGACCATGAAGCTCAAGGAAATAGGACTCTCTGTCCGCGAAGAGGAGGCCGAAGCCGGCCTCTGGCTTCTTGAGCAGCTTGCATCGACAGAGTGGCAGCAAGCGAGAGACAAGCTGAAGGGAAGCCAGCTATTCATTCCCTTCGGCGGGTGGAGTGGCGGAAATAAATCCGCCGACCGCTGGCTCAAACTCATGAAGACAACGACCGCCAAAAAGGATTTGACATCGCTGGCTGGCCTGACCGTAGAAAAGTTGTCGATGATCCAGGTCCCCACGCTGGCGTTGTATGGAGAACATTCTCCGACCCTGCAATCTATGCGGGGATTGATGGAGCACCTTCCGCACTGTAAGACCGTGATTGTGCCGGGGAAGGGACATTTTTTCCCATTGACGCAGCCGAAACTATTCTTCGACATAGTCAGTCAGTTTTTAAATTCACTACAAGAGGTGAAATTACGATGA
- a CDS encoding CoA transferase, with product MTKRALSGLRIIDLSQGIAGSYCTKLLSGFGADVIKVERPGTGDRMRALGPFCRNEEGLETSIPFLWFNTGKKSVTLNFETEKGVELLKRLSEVADVIVEDVSPGITSSRGLNYEVLRKTHPGLIMTSISPFGLTGPYSNYNAEEIELNALSGGMYMTGDPQKAPLAAGPALYQYTAGQHAYIATLMALFQRGSRGEGQQVDVSTQESGLEHIEITLSYQLQQKKNGKRGGHLFVPWGTYECRDGYATVISMPYRHWHRSADLFEDPRLFGKKYAGLRDRMALREEYEEILKPCVKARGKRELFHEGQARNLAFGYVAGIDEVLGSPQHRERGFFEEVDHPVAGKHQYCGAPFKMSETPWQTASAPLLGEHNADVYGGVLGCSPEEMQQLADGGVI from the coding sequence ATGACAAAGAGGGCATTATCCGGTCTCAGGATAATCGACCTGAGCCAGGGCATTGCAGGGTCGTATTGCACGAAACTTCTGTCGGGTTTCGGCGCCGACGTGATAAAAGTGGAGCGGCCCGGGACAGGCGACAGAATGCGGGCTCTCGGGCCCTTCTGCAGGAACGAGGAAGGCTTGGAAACGAGCATTCCTTTTCTCTGGTTCAATACGGGCAAAAAAAGTGTCACGCTGAACTTCGAAACGGAAAAAGGCGTGGAACTGCTGAAGCGTCTGTCCGAAGTTGCCGACGTGATTGTTGAGGATGTTTCACCCGGCATCACGAGCAGCCGCGGATTAAATTACGAAGTTCTTCGAAAGACGCATCCGGGACTTATCATGACGTCTATTTCTCCTTTTGGTCTGACGGGGCCCTACAGTAATTACAATGCTGAAGAAATCGAGCTCAATGCCCTGAGCGGCGGAATGTATATGACGGGGGACCCGCAAAAAGCCCCGCTCGCGGCAGGCCCGGCCCTTTACCAGTATACGGCGGGCCAGCATGCTTATATTGCTACGCTCATGGCCCTGTTTCAGCGCGGCTCCCGCGGAGAAGGGCAGCAGGTGGACGTGTCTACCCAGGAAAGCGGCCTTGAGCATATAGAAATAACGTTGTCCTATCAGCTGCAGCAGAAGAAAAATGGTAAAAGGGGCGGACACCTGTTTGTTCCCTGGGGAACGTACGAGTGCAGGGATGGATATGCCACCGTAATCTCGATGCCCTATCGCCACTGGCACCGGAGCGCCGACTTGTTCGAAGATCCCCGCTTATTCGGAAAAAAGTATGCCGGACTCAGAGACCGGATGGCTCTTCGCGAGGAGTACGAGGAGATACTTAAGCCTTGCGTGAAAGCACGCGGGAAAAGGGAGCTTTTTCATGAAGGACAGGCGCGCAATCTTGCCTTCGGGTATGTTGCCGGCATCGACGAAGTCCTTGGCTCTCCGCAGCACCGGGAAAGAGGGTTTTTCGAGGAAGTAGATCATCCGGTCGCCGGCAAACACCAATACTGCGGCGCGCCTTTCAAGATGTCCGAAACTCCCTGGCAAACGGCCAGTGCCCCTCTCCTTGGAGAGCATAACGCGGATGTATACGGAGGGGTTCTCGGGTGCTCTCCCGAGGAGATGCAGCAACTCGCGGACGGGGGGGTCATATGA
- a CDS encoding CoA transferase, translating into MKKSPPLKGIRIIDLSHSWAGPHCARLLGDFGAEVIKVEYVKRLCLLRGACKQAAVYNAHPGWLQVNRNKYSITLDLKVEKDRDILRDLIKVSDVLIENSRFGVMEKLGFGYTDAVKIKKDLIMLSMAAFGKTGPYASYSGYGAVFESVGGIQSLTAYEKNGKPVRIKELDVTNGLAGASAVMTALVHRQKTGEGQYIDLSQLEAATHGLIGEHLLEFAMNGTSMLPLGNRHRTFAPQGCYRSLGDDKWITLTIRTDEEWRSFCDVTSHPEWKSDARFATREARTRNHDLLDVMIEEWTGRHTHLQAMQILQGMGIPSGAVLDAEEIRNSVHLKERAYFMNEEDSGMLFMGMPFTLSGSEGRISRRGPELGRDNEYVICELLGRSKKEVRPMQEDQIGTAYDPE; encoded by the coding sequence ATGAAAAAGAGCCCCCCGCTCAAAGGCATCCGCATTATAGATCTATCCCACAGTTGGGCGGGCCCGCACTGCGCGCGCCTTCTGGGAGATTTCGGCGCTGAAGTGATCAAGGTCGAATATGTGAAGAGATTATGCCTGCTCAGGGGCGCCTGCAAACAGGCCGCAGTCTACAATGCCCACCCCGGATGGCTGCAGGTCAACAGGAACAAATATTCCATAACGCTCGATTTAAAGGTTGAGAAGGACCGGGATATATTAAGAGATCTGATTAAAGTGTCTGACGTCCTGATCGAAAATTCGAGGTTCGGCGTCATGGAAAAACTGGGGTTCGGCTACACGGATGCCGTCAAGATTAAAAAGGACCTGATTATGCTTTCCATGGCCGCCTTCGGAAAGACGGGGCCCTATGCTTCGTACTCCGGCTATGGAGCGGTATTCGAATCGGTGGGCGGAATCCAGAGTCTTACGGCGTACGAAAAGAACGGAAAGCCTGTCAGAATCAAAGAGCTGGACGTTACGAACGGGCTGGCGGGCGCGAGCGCCGTCATGACCGCGCTCGTGCACCGGCAGAAAACAGGGGAGGGCCAGTATATCGACCTGTCTCAGCTCGAAGCGGCAACCCACGGGCTGATCGGCGAGCACCTGCTGGAATTTGCGATGAACGGCACTTCGATGCTGCCACTTGGCAACCGCCACCGGACGTTTGCTCCCCAGGGATGCTATCGCAGTCTGGGAGATGATAAATGGATCACACTCACCATCAGGACCGATGAAGAATGGCGTAGTTTTTGTGATGTCACGTCGCATCCCGAGTGGAAGAGCGACGCGCGTTTCGCCACGAGGGAGGCGCGGACCCGGAACCACGATCTGCTCGACGTGATGATCGAGGAGTGGACCGGGCGGCATACTCATCTGCAGGCGATGCAGATTCTTCAGGGCATGGGCATACCGTCGGGCGCCGTGCTTGACGCCGAGGAGATAAGAAATTCCGTTCACTTGAAAGAGCGGGCGTACTTCATGAACGAGGAAGATTCAGGCATGCTGTTCATGGGAATGCCTTTTACGTTGTCGGGAAGCGAGGGCAGGATCTCCAGGCGCGGTCCCGAACTGGGTAGAGATAACGAATATGTCATCTGCGAATTGCTGGGGCGTTCAAAAAAAGAGGTAAGACCGATGCAGGAAGATCAGATAGGCACTGCCTATGATCCAGAGTAG